CAGCCCGCAGGCCACTTGGTAGGTTGAGGCGCGAGTTGCTCCGCGGATCGAGAGTATTGTTGTTGGGGGCGTTCGCGTCGGCTTCTTGATTTGGTCGCGGCTTCGGGGTGTAGTAGTCAGCCTTGCAGAGCGGACAGCACGCACGGCGACTGGTGAGCCATGGATCGACGCAGACGGCGTGGAAGGCGTGGCCGCAAGTGAGCCCTCgcacatcatcgtcgtcttcaagGGTATCAATGCAAATAGCACAAGAATCGCCAGGAGCGGAGAGGCATTCGGGGGGGAGAGCAGCGTCAatgtgctcgtcgtcgtccataTCCTCGCTCGATATGCGTTGGAGCCCTGGCGGGGTTGGGGCAGCGACATCCTGGGTGCCGGATGTttggccggcgtcggctgtCTGTTGGTTATCGGACTTCGGCTTCTCGACTTCCTTCTTGACAGTCGTCTCCGCCGTAGTCTGCGTTGTCTgggcgcggtcggcggcTTCACTGGAGAGTCGAGGCTCATCGATCGAGTGCCGGTCTTTGGCAGCCAAGTCGGGGACGATGCCGTCAGCGTCGCGAATGCTGTTtgccctgctggccgggACAGACACTCCGCCCGCAGTTGGCAGCCCCTCTCTGGCACGCTCAGAAACCCAACTCTTGTACTTCATCATTGGGAACTTCTCGTTAACCTcgtccatcgtcatcaaTTTCTTttcgcgacgccgccgatgggGTCGTTGAACGGTCTCGAGATTGATAGGCTCGCCATCTTCATTGGTCATTCTGGCGCGGTTGCGAGCGTTGTATCGGAAGCAGTACTTGACACCGACGATGATCCTGCGTTGCACGTTAATCAACATATTTCAAGAAGCTGTGGACGCCGGAACAGGGGGGCTGCCCAGCGATTCCTGACGTCGTGCGCCGGTCGCAAACAGTGAAAAGACTTACCAGAGATTGGTAAAGACGACACCGAAACCAAGAGCAACGAAAAACAGAAGTGGCGAACTCGATCCGCCGTTATTGTTGTTATTATCGTTACTCTGGTTCGTGCCGGTCGGCTTCGAAGTCTGCGGGCTCTGGACGCCTGACGAGGTCGGCGTTGGTGTCTCGGCCAGGGTGGTTGAGGCCACCTCCCtcgcgacgagggcgaccgCATGGTGCAGAACCTGATTTACGATGGCCATTTCGACGGTATGTTCAAGGGCCGCTGGAGGCCCAGAGGTCGAACAATAATCCGTCGACGTTTACGCTGGCCGGtgttgcagcagcatggGCTGCGCGAAGCGAAACCACAGCGAGTGTCGGGGCAGAAcgctgcgacgccgtcgtggccggggGCAATATCAACGCCAAGGCTGCATGCAGCGAGGGGGCTGGACCGGGCTCAGAAAAAGAACTCAATCGTCGGGGGCCGCTGGCAATTCGGTCGGCTTCGACCGGTGCGCGCGGGATATCGTCGCGATCGAACGAGGTGGGCGAcggtggagggaggcagggggcgacggcctgcgaTGGGCGATGGACAAGTCGATGATGGGTTGAGGAAGTGAGGCGAGGATTGCGGAGTGCAGGAGAGAAGAGCGAAAGGGCAACGGGGCAGAGAAAAGGAAACggtggagagggagggggggtgggaaGGCCGACCGGGGTCTGTTAAGGGAACGGCCGGGTGGCCGTGCAGGCTGGCACTGTGCCGCTGAACAGTTGGACAACCGCCCGCtgaaagggagggggggggctcaCGTCAGTGGGGGTGGAGCTGGAAGGCTGGCGCAGCGGCTCACAGGCGGTcggggcgagcgcggcggtgcCCACGCCCCAGCGCTGAGGACAATCGTGCAAGGCAGGGAGTCCGGATTGAACCTGTCGCACACTCGGCACAGACGAAGGAGTGAGGCGCATTGATTCCTTCAAGCATACATGCACAATTGTGCGATTCTCGAGCACCGCCGAATTGGCTGCAAGGGCCCTAAGGGCTGGGCGTCTTTATCGCACCGTCCTTCCAAGGCACCAAGACGTACTATGTCCACAAGTCCAGTACCTTGAAGGCGACCACCCACGGTGTGGGTCGAGCGCCCTCTCCGGTGGTGGCCCGGCTGGGGTGCAGCAGACCCAGGAGGACAGCGGGCCATGATTGGCTCTGGGCGGCCCCCGGGTTCCCTGCGCGGGCTGGTCGGTTCGCTGGACCAGCCCCAGGGCAGGGGGCCCGCCTTCCTGCCTTTGCGCTGACAGAGGTCTGGACGAGATTCGTCTGACAGAGGCAGGTGCGTTACGTTGCGGACGTTGGCTGGGTCGCTTTTTGCTGGCTGCACTGGACTGCATGCATGTCTCGTCTCTTTTTCAAGCCCCAAGGCCCGGTTCTGCACTGTACGTACTGCTCTCTTTGGGAACCGCTTTGAATAGCTCATGCAAAATTTCTGTCCGAAGCGGCGACGTGCAGACACAAAGTTAACCTTTTCTGTCTAATTGTCAGAAAGAATGTTGGGACAGATCTGCGCTTCCCGGCATGCCTGCGCGCACAGGGGCAGCCCGGCACCCGGGACAGGGTTGAAACACCACGCAAAAGAAAGGGGAACGCAGCGGgcatacatacgtacgaaCATGCGTATCCAAGTATATCAGAGTTCAGCGGCTCGAGTTACAGAGTTTCACCGTTTTGTTGAACGGCCTCTGCCTCGAGACCGTTCCAACGGTACTCTCCGCCGGCAGCAacgggcagcagccatgATAAGAGAAGAGTACCTACCTCATCAGCTACAAAGCCCAGCTCAGACAAGTACTGCCGCACGTTGCAGCCGGCGGGAGGCGCCCCAGTCGGCTGGGAAATCGGGGACCCTCGATGAAGCTTGTCCAGGCCTGCTGCGCGGAAGCGACTGCCACGCCCGAAACTCTAACACGGTGAGCCGCGCCCCAATGGCGGGCAGAGCACTTCATCAAGCCTTGACAGAATCCACCGCCCCGAGCTTGGCgcgtgacggcgccggcgcacTTCTTTGGCCCGCCAGAGGAGAGGGGAACGGGGTGGTATGGTGTAGTTAGGTATGGTATAGTCTGGTGCGATCGCCGACAACGCGGGGGCATCGAGACGAGCAGCGGGCCAGCCAAACTCTGTCTCCACGAGGGTCAACTaagaacgacgacgacgacgacgacgacgacgacgacgacaaacgcccgcccggatgcgcgtcgccgcggagAGGCAATGATTCCAATTTCTAAATGTCCATTTGTGCTACATGCTCTCCGGGGCCGGAGGCGCAGCGCTGTGCCTacgatgacgacaacgacggacATCGGTCGAGGGAGCAAGCCGGAGCCCTCGCTGGCAGCGCTACCTTCCGAGCAAGCCGGACACGGTCGCCCGGAACCTGATCAGAACCCATCCACCGTCATTCACTGCCGGGGAGCCGCCCACTCCACTCTGTTGCAACCCTGGTGGGGTGTTCGTCTCGAGATGaacaaggaggagaagcagcctCTGTGCTGTGTGCTGCTTCCACAGCGGGAGCATTTCAaactcccgccgccgacccaAGGCATAGCGGTTTGTCGGACCGGGATCACGGGGGTCGCGCTGACGAGGGTCcaggcgctgggctgggctgggctgggtggCTGAGAAGCAGTGGTGCCATGGCACGGGAAGCTGGCTGGGAGCCGCGCCCACACAAGCCTCCATGTGTCGTCGAACACACCCTGTTGTTCGCCAGGTGGGCTTCTTCCTTtggaagcagcagcagcagcagcagcagcagcatcaccaccacatgGATCAaggaagcaagcaggcaggcctgCAGGCAGGACTCGCACGCGCGAGGCCGCTGCGCCATTTGCACAGTCCCTGGGCAATTTCCCCCCTCCTACAGAGTACATCGTAGGTTGGGAAGCCAaggctggcctggccggcagGCAAAAAGGCAGGCAAAAAGGCAGACGCAGGTCTCAGACAAGACGTGTTTCTCGACTCGGCCAGCAGTCGGCGGGCTTGCCCTGGTTTCCATTCCCCCCTGTGTCGGGGATCGGCTCCATCTGTCTCAGACGCTGGGCGgcccctggcctggcgcacCTGGGTTGCGGCAATGCCGTTCGTTTGCTGGGCGAGCTTGATCATATGTATACGTACTCTACGTACCTGGAATGACTAGCAGTACCGTAACTACCTAGTAAGTGCTACGAAGACTGCAGCCCGGTCAATTGCGCGGCTCGGTGAAGCCAATGTAGATCGACGCGCGGGGAGGGAGTGTGAGAGAGTGGGGGGGGAGATGCGCCTTGAACGCTTGTCGCATCGCAACACTCGCTCGTTCGCTCGCttgttcgtcgtcgtcaccgccgtcagTCAGCACCAGGGAAATACGAATGTGCATCTCGTTTGCAgatattttttttttcccctctCCTTCCCTCTCTTTCTGTTCCCCTGCGCATTTTGCCAATGGACACGCCGTTTCAGCCCTTGTCAACACGACCATTGGAAGCGTGCATCGTTGGCCGCAGGCGCTGGCTGATGCGCTCagcccccctctccccccccccccccccccccaaaaggCTCTCTGACGGGCAGGGGAAacctgcatcatcatcaacacacgcacgcacgcacgcacgcacgaccTGACTGGGGCACCGTATCGCGCCCGAGGCACACGGTGCATTCCTGGGACGCCACGCACCGTGGCCTAGCGTCGGCCTCcggcacggccaaggcgaggTCAGCAGCCCACACCATAGGAGGATGGAAGAGGCGTAGTAGTTAGTTAGTTACCTGTAGTTGGCATAACCTAGGCGCGCGTACATTCGTACCTAGACTGTACTGAGGTAGTAGGTGATTCCTCAGCTCCGCAGCCCAAACGCGCCTCAAAAAGGGCTGTGAATGGCACCATACAtgacacgcacgcacaaacggcgggcgcgcgcgtgtccGTCCGGCCATCCAGCCATCCGTCCATTCATCCCTTCATGATGGCGCCAAAAGGCCAGGCAcggtgctgggctgggctgctgaggagtccgtccgtccgtcctgaCGGGCATGCCGTGACCGAGGCTGGCCCTTCGGGTCCAACAGCGGAGCCGATgcgccggaggagggggatggagggCTTCACAGCGCTGAAATGCTGATGAGGTGGACTGCACGTTCACACCCCCTCTCCGGCTTCACCTCAGCTGCTCCAccgtgtgcgcgcgcgccgtccgttgtccgtccccccccccgggggctCGATCGGATCTCCCCacagcggcgccacggcgggcgacggacgacgacggacgatgAGCCGCCACGGAGGCTGCAATTCACAGCGGGCTGAATGTACCTAGCCGACGTCACATATGGTGATACTACTAACCTGGCGCCCTGTCTGTCTCTACGAAGTATTTTACATGCTGTATTCGAAAGGTACGAAGCACAGATGATGCATCCAAATCTACCTACTGTACGAAGAAGTACTCGCGACCAACGTTCCCCTACCCAGATTATCGCCGTCAAGTGTCGGCCCGTCTtcggccctcctcctcgctcatGCAAGGTACCTCGGGGCAGCAGCGTTCATGCTGGAACCGAGCAGCAACACCCAAaccacaaaaaaaaaaagcaacAGCCTTAATTAGACACATGCGAACACAACAGGCAGCCCCCCTGGCCAGGCTGAGTCACGGTGCCTCTTCGGCTGATAAAGTTGCGGCCCAGTTCCGATGTTGCCATGCGCGAAAGACGGCCGCAGCGATCCATTCCTACGACGGGAAGCACTCCCCGGCCCCGGCACCCGCCCTAGTATTAGTCAATGTCTTTGACTGTACAGCAGTTGAAGCTGCGATCTGTGCTTAAATGTAGATAGGCCGGGTTCTCAAATCGAGACTTCCGCTATCTCTGTATCACAGGTACAGCGAGCGACAGCCACCAGTGAGACTCGCTGGCAGTGTTTTGGAGTCTGGAGCCCTCCAGTATGGGTGGACCCCAACGCaagcagctgcgcgccaACAGATGGCTCACGTCGTACAAGCTTCTGTGTGTGCTTTGTAGGCGTGCAAGACCCAAACACGTGGGAACAACCCCTTTTTCTCCGTTCCAGTTtgccgctgcagcacgaTGCGAgactttttttctttcctttttttttttaacaAGCGGGTCTCGAACGTCGACTTGCAAAGCACGGTCCCCAGATAGGTAGTACTATCGCTTTCTATTTTTGTGCAGGTCGACCCGGCGGGAACACGAGACGCCTATGCAGtcgtgcttgcttgcgtcTCGCCAAAGACGACGTTTCGCGGAGATTGGTGAGGTCTGTTCTCCCTgccacgcacgccgccgggcggcccCCGCGCTTCCCGTCCAACTCTTCTTTGTGTGCAATTCCTCGGTTGCGGTTGCACAAAGGGACACTTCAATTTTTGGGGTGATGATTAAGTCTCCAAGTGCCGTGTGCGCGATGTCGTCActcctccgtcgtcgtcgtcgtcgtcgtccgggcCGTTGCCGACAGGCCAGTTGGCACACGGCGATCGGAGCCGTTGCTGACTGGCGAGAACGAGagcgccccgcccccctgCGAggccccggcgacgacaacccGCTCTGGGACGAGAATTTGAAATCACGATTAAAGAATTCCAGTTtgctgtacagtatacgtgatgacgatggcgagccCGGGCCTAACCTAACACTAGTTGCCGCGAAAATCGACAACGACAAGGGGGATGACCGTTCGTGGTACGTAGTATGATTTCCATGGttgggggaggagggtgtgAGGCGCAGTCGATGGGCACCAATGATTCCCCTCTCTTCCCTCCGCCGTGGCGTTTTATCAACGCTGCCGTCACTGCCGGGAGGCTCATCAGCAGGGCGTACGTCGCACGTTGTCCCGATTGATGTGCGAGTTCGTAGGAAAACCTGCTCACGCGAAGCCAGGAGAATCCGCACCTAGGTTGTGTGGACATGTGTGTCGTGCCGCCGGGTAGATTGATTGCTCCAGGGCCCAGGCTTTCTCTGGCCTCCGGGGGGTGGGTTGGTGTTGGACGAACGAACGaccgggagggggggcatGGTGGTTCGTGATGGGACAGCCCGCAGGAGCTTTCTTCGTCTGGTTTCGTCGTTCTCCCCCGCTCCTCCGTCCCCTCGTCATATtatgaggaggaggaggagcaggagtaggagagggggggagggccaaCGAGTGCGCACGCtgctgacgatgccgatTCGCTGCGGGTCCCGCCCGTGATGAAACAGGCAGGCCTGTTTGTCTGTCGGAGGTTACGTAGGCGTGTCTTGAGAAGTGGCGGCCCAACGGCCCAATTCTATGGAGGCCAATGGATCTCTGCcgtgctcctcgtcgtgtCGAAAATAGTAGGAGGTTTGAAGTGAAGTGAGGTAGAGGTACTAAGTTGCCGTGGGGTGACGTTAAGAGAGGTTCCAGTTAACTACTGCCCAGTGCGTGACGGACCTACTCAGCACTGAGGTGCCGTACCTTGTAGGCACTGCAGGGCAGGGACCGCAACGCAGGGCCCCTTCATGCCCACACTCCACTGCGCCGAAGCCGCGCTAGACCCGAATCGTCTATTCGAGGTCTGCAACCAATGGACTGCCTGCAAAATCAACCACCCAGCTGTTGCATCAAGGGAAGCTCTCTCTACCTCGACAAGCTCACCAGCGATCAGACGCACTGCATCGCAACAAGAGAgaagcaccaccagcagcagtcaTGCCGCCGACACA
This region of Purpureocillium takamizusanense chromosome 9, complete sequence genomic DNA includes:
- a CDS encoding uncharacterized protein (EggNog:ENOG503NXJ7~COG:O~TransMembrane:1 (o63-88i)), yielding MAIVNQVLHHAVALVAREVASTTLAETPTPTSSGVQSPQTSKPTGTNQSNDNNNNNGGSSSPLLFFVALGFGVVFTNLWIIVGVKYCFRYNARNRARMTNEDGEPINLETVQRPHRRRREKKLMTMDEVNEKFPMMKYKSWVSERAREGLPTAGGVSVPASRANSIRDADGIVPDLAAKDRHSIDEPRLSSEAADRAQTTQTTAETTVKKEVEKPKSDNQQTADAGQTSGTQDVAAPTPPGLQRISSEDMDDDEHIDAALPPECLSAPGDSCAICIDTLEDDDDVRGLTCGHAFHAVCVDPWLTSRRACCPLCKADYYTPKPRPNQEADANAPNNNTLDPRSNSRLNLPSGLRAAWFRGSNSNSNSRTGSSLLRTGGSSRPRRANREQTSRSDQQESATGPDTASHPANGGMLSSVRHALRFGRRNNEQTAASNSESTANETVTPSQLESGNRPAATPAH